Proteins from a single region of Deltaproteobacteria bacterium:
- the rpmB gene encoding 50S ribosomal protein L28: protein MAKCDICGKKPMSGNNVSHANNKTKRVFRPNVKKLHVRVGGSVKRVNICTRCLRSGHVEKVI from the coding sequence ATGGCCAAGTGTGACATATGTGGGAAGAAGCCGATGTCGGGTAACAACGTATCCCATGCAAACAACAAGACAAAGAGGGTATTCAGGCCAAACGTAAAAAAACTCCACGTGCGTGTCGGGGGCTCCGTCAAAAGGGTAAACATCTGCACACGCTGCCTCAGATCAGGTCACGTTGAGAAGGTCATATAG
- a CDS encoding phosphoribosylformylglycinamidine cyclo-ligase, with amino-acid sequence MSYARAGVHIAESDRLLRKISPHLKKTHSRETIGDIGGFSAFYRPDLSRYDSPVFLAATDGVGTKLKVAVAAGKVDTIGIDLVAMCVNDIVVHGGKPLFFLDYFATGRLDANVASRVIRGIAKGCIEAGCALIGGETAEMPSMYGDKDFDIAGFCVGIAEKKALITGKQISGGDAIFGIPSSGFHSNGFSLIRKVLFEKNKLSIHDRYPGTRKAVWKVLLEPTRIYVRDVLQLLERVPVRGMAHITGGGFYENIRRILPDGLTAEIEAENWQIPQIFSEIESMGNIERKEMFGTFNMGIGLVLVLGKRRRKDAREALKNLGIPFHEIGTVKTSRSKKPKVEVVF; translated from the coding sequence TTGTCCTACGCCAGAGCGGGCGTTCACATAGCCGAATCTGACAGGCTCTTGAGAAAAATAAGCCCTCATCTCAAAAAAACCCATTCCCGGGAGACTATCGGGGATATCGGCGGCTTCTCGGCATTTTACCGGCCCGACCTCAGTCGATACGACAGTCCCGTTTTCCTCGCGGCAACCGATGGTGTGGGAACGAAATTAAAAGTCGCCGTCGCCGCGGGAAAAGTGGACACCATAGGGATCGACCTGGTCGCCATGTGCGTCAACGATATCGTTGTCCACGGTGGAAAACCCCTCTTCTTTCTGGATTACTTCGCGACGGGCAGGCTCGACGCAAACGTGGCATCACGCGTAATCCGGGGGATTGCGAAGGGGTGCATCGAGGCAGGGTGTGCCCTCATCGGGGGGGAGACGGCGGAAATGCCCTCGATGTACGGGGACAAAGACTTCGACATAGCCGGGTTTTGCGTGGGAATCGCGGAAAAAAAGGCTCTAATCACGGGAAAACAGATATCCGGGGGGGACGCGATCTTCGGAATCCCCTCGAGCGGTTTTCACAGCAACGGGTTTTCCCTGATACGGAAGGTGCTCTTTGAAAAGAACAAGTTGAGCATCCACGACAGATACCCGGGCACGAGGAAAGCGGTATGGAAAGTTCTCCTGGAGCCGACGAGGATATACGTCCGCGACGTGCTGCAGCTGTTGGAACGGGTGCCCGTCAGGGGCATGGCGCATATCACGGGGGGTGGCTTTTACGAAAACATCCGGAGGATACTCCCAGACGGGCTCACGGCGGAGATTGAGGCAGAAAACTGGCAGATCCCGCAGATATTCTCTGAGATCGAATCCATGGGGAACATCGAGAGGAAAGAAATGTTCGGCACCTTCAACATGGGGATCGGCCTGGTTCTTGTCCTGGGTAAGCGGCGAAGAAAAGACGCACGGGAAGCACTGAAAAACCTCGGTATCCCGTTCCATGAAATCGGGACGGTGAAAACGAGCAGGAGCAAAAAACCAAAAGTCGAGGTTGTTTTCTGA
- a CDS encoding phosphoribosylglycinamide formyltransferase — MKKHKIVVLISGGGTNLQSIIDACENGQIPCKIALVISNREGVHGLTRARNHDIPTAFVDHRKFPSREDFERELIRRIRKTGAELICLAGFMRVLTPLFVNEFKNRIINIHPALLPSFPGIGGNRQAIDYGVKFSGATVHFVGEGTDTGPVIIQAVVPVYDDDTEETLARRTLAQEHRIYPLAIKYFFEGRLEIRGRKVILKDGARIEEFASINPYEP, encoded by the coding sequence ATGAAGAAACACAAGATCGTCGTTCTGATATCGGGTGGTGGGACAAACCTCCAGTCGATCATTGACGCCTGCGAGAACGGTCAGATTCCCTGCAAAATTGCCCTGGTGATAAGCAACAGGGAGGGAGTGCACGGTCTCACCCGGGCCAGGAACCACGACATACCAACCGCTTTCGTTGACCACAGGAAGTTTCCCTCAAGGGAGGACTTTGAGAGAGAATTGATCAGGCGGATCAGGAAAACGGGGGCCGAGCTGATTTGCCTGGCCGGATTCATGAGGGTCCTGACGCCCCTTTTCGTCAACGAGTTCAAAAACAGGATCATCAACATACATCCCGCCCTCCTGCCCTCATTCCCGGGGATAGGGGGGAACAGGCAGGCCATCGATTACGGAGTAAAGTTTTCCGGCGCCACGGTACATTTCGTAGGCGAGGGCACCGACACGGGCCCGGTGATAATACAGGCCGTCGTTCCCGTATACGACGACGACACGGAGGAAACTCTCGCCAGAAGAACCCTTGCCCAGGAGCACAGGATCTACCCCCTGGCTATAAAGTATTTCTTCGAGGGGCGCCTCGAGATACGGGGGCGAAAAGTGATTCTCAAGGATGGGGCGAGGATCGAGGAGTTTGCCAGCATAAACCCTTATGAGCCGTGA